The following proteins are encoded in a genomic region of Candidatus Binatus sp.:
- the cobA gene encoding uroporphyrinogen-III C-methyltransferase: MNERSGRVFLVGAGPGAPDLIALRGRDVLSRADVVIYDHLVNSELLKLAPSSAELIYAGKKSGAEKSFPQAELNRMLIEHAQKGRVVVRLKGGDPFIFGRGGEEAEALARAQVPFEVVPGVTSAIAAAAFAGIPLTHREHGSFVVFVTGHEDENKGARSAIPWDELAAAAQSRGTIVILMATARMRATLARLSRAGLSSETPAVAIESATTAAQKTVAATLATLADECARAGLKSPAVIVVGECAGLRERLRWVEQTALFGRAIVITRAQANTPQFAAELRHLGAEVFEFPTIETVPPKSYQRLDAAIARVGSFDWIVFTSATGVEAFTARLRSLGRDIRSIGQASIAAIGPATAERLANYGLQVAAIPGEYRAEAIIDAIGIKRIRGKRFLIPRAEVAREALPELLREAGAREVVIAPAYRTIKPKGVQVERMRELIASRGIDLVTFTSSSTVINFCKLIGAAAKGLKAAAIGPITAETARRKGFEVVVTPAEYTIAELISAIQEYFEREAVVAGGGS, from the coding sequence ATGAATGAACGCAGCGGCAGGGTGTTCCTGGTCGGCGCAGGACCCGGCGCTCCCGATTTGATCGCACTTCGCGGCCGCGACGTGCTGAGCCGCGCCGACGTCGTGATTTACGATCACCTGGTCAATTCCGAATTGCTCAAGCTCGCGCCGTCCAGTGCTGAGTTGATCTACGCTGGCAAAAAAAGCGGCGCCGAAAAATCTTTTCCGCAAGCCGAATTGAACCGGATGCTGATCGAGCACGCGCAGAAGGGCCGCGTGGTCGTGAGGCTCAAGGGCGGCGATCCGTTTATCTTTGGCCGCGGCGGTGAAGAGGCCGAAGCGCTCGCGCGCGCGCAGGTGCCGTTCGAAGTTGTGCCGGGGGTCACGTCGGCGATCGCGGCGGCGGCGTTCGCGGGAATCCCGCTGACGCATCGCGAGCATGGCTCCTTCGTCGTGTTCGTCACCGGGCACGAGGATGAAAACAAAGGCGCACGCTCGGCGATCCCGTGGGACGAACTCGCGGCGGCGGCACAGTCGCGCGGCACGATCGTGATCCTGATGGCGACGGCGCGAATGCGCGCGACGCTCGCGAGACTCAGCCGCGCGGGGTTGAGCAGTGAAACTCCGGCCGTCGCGATAGAGTCGGCTACGACCGCGGCGCAAAAGACCGTCGCGGCGACGCTCGCGACGCTGGCGGACGAGTGCGCGCGCGCAGGACTCAAGTCGCCCGCGGTGATCGTGGTCGGGGAATGCGCGGGGCTGCGCGAGCGGTTGCGATGGGTCGAGCAGACGGCGCTTTTCGGCCGCGCGATTGTCATCACGCGGGCGCAAGCGAACACGCCGCAGTTCGCGGCGGAGTTGCGGCATCTGGGCGCGGAGGTTTTTGAATTTCCGACGATCGAAACAGTTCCACCGAAGAGTTATCAGCGACTCGACGCCGCGATTGCGCGCGTCGGATCTTTCGACTGGATCGTTTTCACCAGCGCGACCGGTGTTGAGGCGTTCACTGCGCGATTGCGATCACTCGGCCGCGACATCCGCAGTATCGGCCAGGCTTCGATCGCGGCGATCGGTCCAGCGACGGCGGAGCGACTCGCGAACTATGGCCTGCAGGTCGCGGCGATTCCAGGCGAGTATCGCGCCGAAGCAATCATCGATGCGATCGGTATCAAGCGGATTCGCGGCAAACGATTCCTGATACCGCGCGCCGAAGTCGCGCGCGAAGCATTGCCCGAACTTCTGCGCGAGGCGGGCGCACGCGAAGTGGTTATCGCGCCCGCTTACCGAACGATCAAGCCGAAGGGCGTGCAGGTCGAGCGGATGCGCGAGCTGATCGCGTCGCGCGGAATCGATTTGGTGACGTTCACGAGTTCCAGCACGGTCATCAATTTTTGCAAGCTGATTGGCGCCGCGGCGAAGGGGCTTAAGGCGGCGGCGATCGGACCGATCACCGCGGAGACGGCGCGGCGCAAGGGCTTCGAGGTCGTCGTCACGCCGGCCGAGTACACTATCGCGGAGCTGATTTCCGCGATTCAGGAATATTTCGAGCGCGAGGCGGTCGTCGCGGGCGGGGGTTCTTAA
- the ccsB gene encoding c-type cytochrome biogenesis protein CcsB — translation METFWLMPAITCYAISASMFVFERTSGKTRATGYAVAMLGIGAVFHALDLTARGLQAGNIPVTNFAQALSFLAWLTALAGLLMIVRLRMAVIGAFVAPAVTIALGAASLTMKAGRIVLPAPLQSVWLPIHVTLAILGYTMFVLAASVSIVYLAYESRLKSKRAIGPANEGAPSLEKLDRINYRLLGWGFIMLSLAILSGAIWADATWGHFWSWEPKESWSLVIWILYAGLLESRLTVGWRGRRAAALTIVLFTVLVGSFVGVNLIFPGKHGGSFG, via the coding sequence ATGGAAACATTCTGGCTGATGCCGGCGATCACGTGTTACGCAATCTCGGCGTCGATGTTCGTCTTCGAGCGCACGTCGGGCAAAACACGGGCGACGGGCTACGCGGTTGCGATGCTCGGGATCGGCGCGGTTTTCCACGCGCTTGACCTGACCGCGCGCGGCCTGCAAGCAGGCAACATCCCGGTGACGAATTTCGCGCAGGCGCTGTCGTTCCTCGCGTGGCTGACGGCGCTCGCGGGATTGCTGATGATAGTGCGGCTCAGGATGGCCGTGATCGGTGCGTTCGTCGCGCCTGCGGTAACGATCGCGCTCGGCGCCGCATCGCTCACGATGAAAGCCGGCCGAATCGTGTTGCCGGCGCCGCTCCAGAGCGTGTGGCTGCCGATCCACGTGACGCTCGCGATCCTCGGCTACACGATGTTCGTGCTGGCGGCGAGCGTGAGTATCGTGTACCTCGCGTATGAATCGCGCCTGAAATCCAAGCGCGCGATCGGCCCTGCCAACGAAGGCGCCCCGAGCCTCGAAAAGCTCGATCGCATCAACTATCGACTGCTCGGATGGGGCTTCATAATGTTGAGTTTGGCGATCCTGAGCGGCGCGATTTGGGCCGACGCGACGTGGGGGCATTTCTGGTCGTGGGAGCCCAAGGAATCGTGGTCGCTGGTGATTTGGATACTCTACGCGGGGCTGCTCGAGTCGCGGCTCACGGTGGGATGGCGCGGGCGGCGCGCGGCGGCGCTCACGATCGTGCTGTTCACCGTGTTAGTGGGATCGTTCGTCGGTGTTAATCTGATTTTTCCCGGCAAGCATGGCGGAAGTTTCGGCTGA
- a CDS encoding type II toxin-antitoxin system HicA family toxin, which yields MKVREAIKLLQKDGWYSVATRGSHRQFKHPVKLGRVTVAGKPSDDLAPGTKNSIFKQAQLEVD from the coding sequence GTGAAAGTCCGCGAGGCGATCAAGTTGCTGCAAAAGGATGGTTGGTACTCGGTGGCTACTCGCGGAAGTCACCGGCAATTCAAACATCCCGTGAAGTTGGGTCGGGTTACGGTAGCCGGCAAGCCGTCTGACGATCTTGCGCCCGGCACGAAGAACAGTATCTTCAAGCAGGCACAACTCGAGGTAGATTAA
- a CDS encoding DUF192 domain-containing protein, whose amino-acid sequence MPNLLRATNQTRGTVLCERLEDAGGLSGQSRGLLGRDRLEPDAGMLFETGRFTPFMWMHMFFMRFAIDIVFLDRNSRVLKINRDLRPWRVSSIVFGARRALELSSGTADRSLTRLGDTIEIEPSDT is encoded by the coding sequence ATGCCAAACCTATTGCGCGCGACCAATCAGACTCGCGGCACCGTGCTTTGCGAGCGGCTCGAAGATGCCGGCGGCTTGAGCGGTCAAAGCCGAGGACTACTTGGCCGCGACCGCCTCGAGCCGGACGCCGGGATGCTGTTCGAGACGGGAAGATTCACGCCTTTCATGTGGATGCACATGTTCTTCATGCGCTTTGCGATCGACATCGTGTTTCTCGATCGCAACAGCCGCGTGCTCAAGATCAACCGCGATCTTAGGCCGTGGCGCGTATCCTCGATCGTATTCGGTGCGCGCAGGGCGCTCGAGTTGTCATCCGGCACCGCCGATCGCAGCCTGACCCGCCTCGGCGATACGATCGAAATCGAGCCCTCTGACACCTAG
- the hemC gene encoding hydroxymethylbilane synthase — protein sequence MPSKIRIGSRPSKLALAQAEIVKQKLAQAMRSTQIEIVEIRTSGDKMTTASLAQVGGKGLFIKELEQALADRSIDLAIHSMKDLPAESPEQFRIAAVPNRENTADVLVTREGVALAALKPGARLGTSSLRRRFQALRINRSIEVVLLRGNVDTRLKRVAEGELDAIIVAIAGLKRLGRIGDVNFVELPSRDFIPCGGQGALAIETLAERRAGAISELDRALTAINDSRAFYETAAERGFLAALGASCTTPVGVKASIAGSKLSLDAILFSPDGSRELSESLEEEVDTDLAPAAAASAGERLAEKILARGGAELLPDE from the coding sequence ATGCCCTCGAAAATCAGGATCGGTTCGAGGCCGAGCAAACTGGCGCTGGCCCAAGCAGAGATCGTCAAACAAAAGCTCGCGCAGGCGATGCGCAGCACTCAAATTGAAATTGTCGAGATTCGCACCAGCGGCGACAAGATGACGACGGCGTCGCTCGCGCAGGTCGGCGGCAAGGGACTCTTCATCAAGGAACTCGAGCAGGCGCTCGCGGATCGATCGATCGATCTCGCGATACACTCGATGAAAGATCTGCCCGCAGAATCGCCGGAGCAGTTCAGAATCGCGGCGGTGCCGAATCGCGAGAATACCGCCGACGTGCTCGTCACCCGCGAAGGCGTCGCACTCGCGGCGCTCAAGCCCGGCGCGCGTTTGGGCACGTCGTCGCTGCGGCGGCGCTTCCAGGCGCTCAGGATCAATCGATCGATCGAGGTCGTACTGCTGCGCGGCAACGTCGATACGCGTCTGAAACGAGTGGCCGAAGGAGAACTTGACGCGATCATCGTCGCAATAGCGGGACTGAAGCGGCTCGGACGAATCGGCGATGTGAACTTCGTCGAGTTGCCGAGCCGCGATTTCATTCCGTGCGGAGGGCAAGGCGCGCTCGCGATCGAAACGCTGGCGGAACGTCGGGCCGGCGCGATATCGGAACTCGATCGCGCGCTGACTGCGATCAACGATTCGCGCGCGTTTTACGAGACCGCTGCGGAGCGCGGATTCCTCGCGGCGCTCGGAGCGTCGTGCACGACGCCGGTCGGCGTGAAAGCGTCGATCGCGGGAAGCAAGCTTTCTCTTGATGCGATCCTGTTCAGTCCCGACGGCTCGCGCGAGTTGTCCGAATCGCTCGAAGAGGAAGTCGATACCGACCTGGCGCCGGCGGCGGCCGCTAGTGCGGGGGAGCGACTGGCGGAGAAAATTCTCGCGCGCGGCGGCGCCGAACTGCTTCCCGATGAATGA
- a CDS encoding Flp family type IVb pilin — translation MDLITKLAVKLGEYRRAQTMTEYALILSAVAVVVFVGYQTMGTTIGTLLGTVDTKL, via the coding sequence ATGGATCTCATCACCAAACTGGCCGTGAAGCTCGGTGAGTATCGGCGCGCTCAGACGATGACTGAGTACGCTCTGATTCTCTCGGCAGTCGCCGTGGTCGTGTTCGTCGGCTACCAGACGATGGGCACCACGATCGGCACCCTGCTCGGCACCGTCGACACCAAACTGTAA
- the hemA gene encoding glutamyl-tRNA reductase codes for MDQTLFVVGVSHRTAAVAVRERLAYADEEIPAALRRLREASPVVAEAALVSTCNRVEVVGVASDVARASRATLEFLARDRNVEEDAFASAVYSFGGRDAARHMFRVGASLDSMVVGEPQILGQLKSAYAQAAEAGTVGLVLHRAFHKAFSVAKRVRKGTLIGHGSVSVSSAAVSLAGQIFDRLSDKTVMLMGAGKMAELTARQLKGLGIESLLITSRTFDRAVALARELGGTAVPYDNYKPYLKMVDVLIGSVASTKPVLGPEEFESVVRERRYRPMFLIDMGVPRNFDERLNAMQNVYLYDIDDLGAVVQRSLGDRGREAEKAEEIVELELESFLKWMAGLDLIPTIKDIRYSIERLRDAELGRHRGWLAGLDAGERERVESLTRGLTNKLLHRILSGLKQRDDKALDAGFAAEIARRLLCAELDADDQDDDDTGDDFAED; via the coding sequence ATGGACCAGACTTTATTTGTCGTCGGCGTTAGTCATCGCACTGCGGCTGTCGCGGTGCGCGAGCGGCTCGCGTATGCCGACGAAGAGATTCCCGCGGCGTTGCGGCGGTTGCGCGAAGCGTCGCCGGTCGTAGCGGAAGCCGCGCTGGTCTCGACCTGCAATCGCGTCGAGGTGGTGGGCGTGGCGAGCGACGTCGCTCGGGCATCGCGCGCGACGCTAGAATTTTTGGCACGCGATCGCAACGTCGAGGAAGATGCCTTCGCCAGCGCGGTGTACAGCTTCGGCGGCCGCGACGCGGCGCGTCATATGTTTCGCGTCGGCGCGAGCCTCGATTCGATGGTCGTCGGCGAGCCGCAGATTTTGGGCCAGCTCAAATCGGCCTATGCGCAAGCGGCGGAGGCCGGAACTGTCGGGCTGGTGTTGCATCGCGCGTTTCACAAAGCATTTTCGGTCGCCAAGCGCGTGCGCAAAGGCACGCTGATCGGCCACGGCTCGGTGTCGGTAAGCTCCGCGGCAGTGAGTTTGGCGGGCCAGATTTTCGATCGGCTGTCGGACAAGACCGTGATGCTGATGGGCGCGGGCAAGATGGCGGAGTTGACCGCGCGCCAGCTCAAGGGACTCGGTATCGAGTCGCTGCTGATCACGTCGCGCACGTTTGACCGGGCAGTCGCGCTCGCGCGCGAACTTGGCGGTACGGCAGTGCCGTACGACAACTACAAGCCGTATCTGAAGATGGTGGACGTGCTGATCGGTTCGGTCGCATCGACGAAACCGGTGCTCGGTCCCGAGGAATTCGAGTCGGTAGTTCGCGAGCGCCGCTATCGTCCGATGTTCCTGATCGACATGGGCGTGCCGCGCAATTTCGACGAACGGCTGAACGCGATGCAGAACGTCTATCTGTATGACATCGACGATCTCGGCGCGGTGGTGCAGCGCTCGCTCGGCGATCGCGGACGCGAGGCGGAGAAGGCGGAGGAAATCGTCGAACTGGAACTCGAATCGTTTCTCAAATGGATGGCGGGCCTCGATCTGATTCCGACGATCAAGGACATCCGCTACAGTATCGAGCGTTTGCGCGACGCGGAGTTGGGGCGGCATCGCGGATGGCTCGCGGGTCTCGACGCCGGCGAGCGCGAGCGAGTCGAATCGTTGACGCGCGGCCTCACCAACAAATTGCTGCATCGCATTCTCTCGGGTCTCAAGCAGCGCGACGACAAGGCGCTCGACGCCGGCTTTGCGGCCGAGATCGCGCGGCGTTTGCTATGCGCCGAACTCGACGCCGATGACCAGGACGACGACGATACCGGCGACGACTTCGCCGAAGATTGA
- a CDS encoding type II toxin-antitoxin system HicB family antitoxin: MRYAIVIEKARRNFSAYVPDLPGCVATGATVKETESNIREAIRFHIEGLREDGLPIPAPTSICEYVEP, encoded by the coding sequence ATGCGCTATGCGATCGTCATAGAAAAAGCCCGGCGCAATTTTTCAGCATACGTACCTGATTTGCCTGGATGCGTCGCCACCGGCGCGACCGTCAAAGAAACCGAATCCAACATCCGCGAGGCAATACGATTCCATATCGAAGGGCTTCGCGAGGATGGCCTGCCCATTCCTGCCCCGACCAGCATTTGCGAGTACGTCGAACCCTGA
- a CDS encoding TadE/TadG family type IV pilus assembly protein — protein MRVVPTSRRSGTDPSAGSKAARLMQALTRGQAAVEFALLATLSLIVLMVGIQFAIIGQAALAVTQASYVASRTASVNTSVTDSNISSVTNNQLSPSITAPANALTVNMVTAGDSTCVPNRTFGCQVTVTVTYDATSKIALPNPFLGMTFPTTLSSTQKMMTE, from the coding sequence ATGAGGGTTGTTCCTACGAGCCGCCGTAGCGGCACTGATCCGTCCGCAGGCAGCAAGGCTGCGCGCCTGATGCAGGCGTTGACCCGAGGCCAGGCCGCGGTCGAGTTTGCCCTGCTCGCAACGCTCTCCCTGATCGTCCTCATGGTCGGCATCCAGTTCGCCATTATAGGACAAGCGGCGTTGGCAGTTACCCAGGCGTCTTACGTTGCATCCCGCACGGCGTCAGTAAACACCAGCGTCACCGACTCGAACATCAGCAGCGTGACCAACAATCAATTGTCGCCATCGATCACTGCGCCGGCAAATGCGCTAACCGTGAACATGGTGACCGCCGGCGATTCCACCTGCGTTCCGAATCGCACATTTGGATGCCAGGTTACTGTCACCGTCACTTACGACGCTACCAGCAAAATCGCATTGCCCAATCCATTTCTTGGAATGACTTTTCCAACCACGCTAAGCAGCACCCAGAAGATGATGACGGAATGA
- a CDS encoding Flp family type IVb pilin: MDLIRKAFVKVNEYQRAQTMTEYALILSAVAVVVFVGYQTMGTTIGTLLGTVDTQL, encoded by the coding sequence ATGGATCTAATCAGGAAGGCATTCGTGAAAGTCAACGAGTATCAGCGCGCTCAGACGATGACCGAGTACGCGTTGATCCTGTCGGCAGTCGCGGTGGTAGTCTTCGTCGGCTACCAGACGATGGGCACCACGATCGGCACATTGCTGGGCACGGTCGATACCCAGCTTTAG
- a CDS encoding choice-of-anchor tandem repeat GloVer-containing protein — protein sequence MRIRLARVASPASATFLALQLIVLTILLISHVASAAQLPETVIRSFGTGPGGTTCTSSVDGAVPKGSLTFANGFLFGRTTTTTASTPGDGIIFHVDPDGNGYDIDHVFTGAKPDGNNPRHSAMTLDGMVLYGTTLIGGKHDNGTIFSIKDDGSSYSGPLLDFQASSAGNNGDQPHSCFALNSASGLLYGMTSQGGTHGGATGDGTIFSFDPSTSAYTRLFSFDGTKRGADPHGEPILDPNGATLYGMTREGGKKNVGVIFSYNTASNAFKTLHSFTCPKNAVPGCISKKDGASPDHGNLVQSGGTLYGLTTFGGKFGAGVAFSILTTGKKFKVLHSFGKAGSNDGQHPYGSLLLVGTTLYGTTRDGGKLNLGTAFQINTDGSAFARIHDFSGKPDGANPIDNVILVGGSLYGMTTVGGKCDFGAIFAIQLP from the coding sequence ATGAGAATACGCTTAGCTCGCGTCGCGTCGCCCGCATCCGCCACTTTTCTCGCGCTTCAATTGATCGTGCTGACGATCCTGCTGATTTCGCACGTCGCTTCGGCCGCGCAACTGCCGGAAACCGTGATCCGATCCTTCGGTACCGGGCCGGGCGGCACTACATGCACCTCCAGCGTCGATGGCGCAGTGCCCAAAGGTTCGCTGACCTTCGCCAACGGCTTTCTCTTTGGCCGCACCACCACCACGACCGCGAGCACGCCCGGCGACGGCATCATTTTTCATGTCGATCCCGACGGCAACGGCTACGACATCGATCACGTTTTCACTGGCGCGAAGCCCGACGGCAACAATCCGCGTCACAGCGCGATGACGCTCGACGGCATGGTCCTGTACGGCACCACGCTGATTGGCGGCAAGCACGACAACGGCACGATCTTCAGCATCAAGGACGACGGCAGCAGTTACTCGGGACCGCTGCTCGATTTCCAAGCCAGCAGCGCCGGCAACAATGGCGATCAGCCGCACAGTTGCTTCGCGCTCAACAGCGCAAGCGGCCTGCTCTACGGTATGACCTCGCAGGGAGGAACGCACGGCGGCGCCACCGGCGACGGCACTATCTTTTCCTTCGATCCTTCAACGAGCGCCTACACCAGGCTGTTCTCCTTCGACGGAACCAAGCGCGGCGCCGATCCGCACGGTGAGCCGATTCTCGATCCCAACGGCGCCACGCTCTACGGCATGACGCGCGAGGGCGGCAAGAAAAACGTCGGCGTGATCTTTTCGTACAACACCGCGAGCAATGCCTTCAAAACCCTGCACAGCTTCACCTGCCCGAAGAACGCGGTGCCAGGTTGCATCTCGAAGAAAGATGGCGCCTCGCCCGATCATGGCAACCTCGTGCAATCGGGCGGCACGCTCTATGGCCTCACGACCTTTGGCGGCAAATTCGGCGCGGGAGTGGCGTTTTCGATCCTGACCACCGGCAAGAAGTTCAAGGTGCTGCACAGTTTCGGCAAGGCCGGCAGCAACGACGGGCAGCATCCGTACGGCTCGCTGCTGCTAGTGGGCACGACGCTCTACGGCACCACGCGCGACGGCGGTAAACTCAACCTGGGCACCGCTTTCCAGATCAATACGGACGGTAGCGCCTTCGCGCGAATCCACGATTTCTCCGGCAAGCCTGACGGCGCGAATCCGATCGACAACGTGATCCTGGTTGGCGGCTCGCTCTATGGGATGACGACGGTCGGCGGCAAATGCGACTTCGGCGCGATCTTCGCGATCCAGTTGCCGTAG
- a CDS encoding bifunctional precorrin-2 dehydrogenase/sirohydrochlorin ferrochelatase: protein MGYLPIFLDVTGRKCIVVGGGEVAARKAESLLDADATVTVVCARLNDTLDAMFKRREIAHIARPYRRGDMAGCALVYAATDDSALNRELAAEARELGILLNVADVPELCDFIAPAIVKQGALQIAISTGGASPAFVARLRRQLEEQFGDEYGHALRILRAARNHLRSQRIELGERSRRLKALAESELPDALRHHDLSFVERIVAACLGDGVSLGTLGIDAESLALSNGLSASR, encoded by the coding sequence ATGGGATACCTGCCGATATTTCTCGACGTCACGGGACGCAAATGTATCGTCGTGGGCGGCGGCGAGGTCGCCGCGCGCAAGGCCGAATCTCTGCTCGACGCCGATGCGACGGTGACAGTCGTCTGCGCGCGCCTTAACGATACGCTCGACGCGATGTTCAAGCGGCGGGAGATCGCGCATATCGCACGACCGTATCGTCGCGGCGACATGGCGGGATGCGCGCTGGTGTATGCGGCGACCGACGATTCGGCTCTCAATCGCGAGCTGGCGGCCGAAGCGCGCGAACTCGGTATCTTGCTGAATGTCGCCGACGTGCCGGAGCTCTGCGACTTCATCGCGCCCGCGATCGTGAAGCAAGGCGCGCTGCAAATCGCGATCTCGACGGGTGGCGCTTCGCCCGCCTTCGTGGCAAGGCTCCGGCGCCAGCTTGAAGAGCAATTCGGTGACGAGTACGGGCATGCGTTGCGAATCCTGCGAGCCGCGCGCAATCATCTGCGATCGCAAAGGATTGAACTGGGTGAGCGGTCGCGGCGGCTGAAAGCGCTGGCCGAATCGGAACTGCCGGACGCGCTGCGTCATCACGACCTGTCTTTTGTCGAACGAATCGTGGCGGCCTGTCTTGGTGACGGAGTTTCGCTCGGGACGCTCGGAATCGACGCCGAATCGCTCGCTCTGTCGAATGGACTGAGCGCCTCGCGCTAG
- the hemB gene encoding porphobilinogen synthase, translating into MAFPLNRPRRLRRTETIRRMVRETRLAPDDFILPMFVCPGRGVKNKIGSMPGVAQMSVDNIVIEARETWDAGVPAVILFGIPERKDARGTEAWNDNGEVQRAIREIKERVPGLAVITDVCMCEYTDHGHCGAIVGNDVDNDASLELLVREALSHARAGADIVAPSDMMDGRVGAIRGALDQNGFSQVAIMAYSAKFASAFYGPFREAAESAPKFGDRRSYQMDPPNGNEAMREVALDLEEGADIVMVKPALPYLDLIWRVKHEFNAPVAAYNVSGEYSMIRAAGINGWIDEERATLEVLTSIKRAGADLILTYFAKDVARKLRS; encoded by the coding sequence ATGGCATTCCCACTCAATCGGCCGCGGCGGCTCAGGCGCACTGAAACGATTCGCAGGATGGTGCGGGAGACACGCCTTGCGCCCGACGATTTTATTTTGCCGATGTTCGTATGCCCGGGGCGCGGCGTGAAAAATAAAATCGGCTCGATGCCGGGCGTCGCGCAGATGTCGGTCGACAATATCGTGATCGAGGCGCGCGAGACGTGGGACGCGGGCGTGCCGGCGGTGATCCTGTTCGGCATCCCGGAGCGCAAGGACGCGCGCGGCACGGAAGCGTGGAACGACAACGGCGAAGTGCAGCGTGCGATTCGCGAGATCAAGGAGCGCGTGCCCGGGCTCGCGGTGATCACCGACGTCTGCATGTGCGAGTACACTGACCACGGGCACTGCGGCGCGATCGTCGGCAATGACGTTGATAACGACGCGAGTCTCGAACTGCTGGTGCGCGAGGCGCTTTCGCATGCGCGGGCAGGCGCGGATATCGTCGCGCCGTCGGACATGATGGACGGGCGGGTCGGCGCGATTCGAGGCGCGCTCGATCAGAATGGCTTCAGCCAGGTCGCGATCATGGCGTACTCGGCCAAGTTTGCGTCGGCATTTTACGGGCCGTTTCGCGAGGCCGCGGAATCAGCGCCGAAGTTCGGCGATCGGCGCTCGTACCAGATGGATCCGCCGAACGGGAACGAGGCGATGCGCGAGGTTGCGCTCGATTTGGAGGAAGGCGCGGATATCGTGATGGTGAAGCCGGCGCTGCCGTATCTCGATCTGATCTGGCGCGTGAAGCATGAATTCAACGCGCCGGTGGCGGCGTACAATGTTTCGGGCGAGTACTCGATGATCCGCGCGGCCGGTATCAACGGATGGATCGACGAAGAGCGAGCAACGCTCGAGGTGCTGACGTCGATCAAGCGGGCGGGCGCCGATTTGATCCTGACTTATTTTGCGAAGGACGTCGCGCGCAAGTTGCGATCCTGA